In the Flavobacterium acetivorans genome, one interval contains:
- a CDS encoding phosphoribosyltransferase has translation MLKNRIEAGILLSERLKKYRNTNSVVLAIPRGGVPIGAIIAKNLQLQLDIVLSKKIGHPQNKEFAIGAVSMDAMIIDKYSEIPTAYIDEEIIRLRKLLQEKYKLYMHQRKPIDIKGKNIIIVDDGIATGNTLLVSIAMLRKKQPAKIIVAVPILPYEAIQTFEENTDELIYLIASKNFRAVGHFYEEFNPVEDPEVIQLLLNTNPNQ, from the coding sequence ATGTTAAAAAACAGAATTGAAGCAGGTATATTACTTTCAGAAAGATTAAAAAAGTACCGAAACACGAATTCAGTTGTACTCGCCATTCCCCGGGGCGGAGTTCCCATTGGAGCCATTATTGCTAAAAACTTACAACTCCAACTAGATATTGTCTTATCTAAAAAAATAGGACATCCCCAAAATAAAGAATTTGCCATTGGTGCCGTATCAATGGATGCAATGATTATTGACAAATATTCTGAAATTCCAACAGCATATATTGATGAAGAAATTATTAGACTCCGAAAATTATTGCAAGAAAAATACAAACTTTACATGCATCAACGCAAACCTATTGATATAAAAGGAAAAAACATAATCATTGTTGACGACGGAATAGCCACTGGCAATACACTCTTGGTAAGTATTGCCATGTTACGAAAAAAGCAACCAGCAAAAATCATAGTCGCGGTACCCATTTTACCCTATGAAGCCATACAAACATTCGAAGAAAATACCGATGAATTAATTTACCTAATAGCTTCAAAAAACTTTAGAGCTGTTGGTCATTTTTACGAAGAATTTAATCCTGTAGAAGACCCTGAAGTAATCCAATTGCTGCTTAATACGAACCCAAATCAATAA
- a CDS encoding dienelactone hydrolase family protein: MKKLEIDIPLTSAILKGDLVIPEDAIGIVIFSHGSGSSRLSFRNRMVSDLLQKQKIATLLFDLLTEEENQIYENRFNIDLLVSRLIETTEWIMEQNDTKNLPIGYFGASTGAASALRAAAYFGKPIKAVVSRGGRPDMAINAIHQVTAPTLLIVGGMDIPIILMNKMAFDELESVKEMKIIAGATHLFEEPEKLQEVAELAIIWYKRYFTKT, translated from the coding sequence ATGAAGAAATTAGAAATAGACATCCCTTTAACTTCTGCAATACTAAAGGGAGATTTGGTAATTCCTGAAGACGCAATAGGAATAGTTATTTTTTCACACGGAAGCGGCAGTAGCAGATTAAGCTTCAGAAACCGAATGGTTTCCGACTTATTACAAAAACAAAAAATTGCCACCTTACTATTTGATTTACTTACAGAAGAAGAAAATCAAATTTATGAAAACCGATTTAATATCGATTTATTAGTCAGTCGACTGATTGAAACCACAGAATGGATTATGGAACAAAACGACACAAAAAATCTACCTATCGGCTATTTTGGCGCAAGCACAGGAGCGGCATCGGCATTGAGAGCGGCAGCCTATTTTGGCAAACCAATAAAAGCAGTAGTCTCTCGCGGAGGCAGACCAGATATGGCCATAAACGCCATCCATCAGGTTACTGCTCCCACATTATTGATTGTTGGAGGCATGGATATACCTATAATTCTTATGAATAAAATGGCGTTTGACGAATTAGAATCCGTCAAAGAGATGAAAATAATTGCCGGCGCAACCCATCTTTTTGAAGAACCGGAAAAATTGCAAGAAGTGGCTGAATTAGCCATTATCTGGTACAAAAGATACTTCACTAAAACATAA